CTGGTCTCAATTTCAATCAGACTAGCAAATCATAAATACAAAAGCCAAAATTAAATAGCACCAATTCTTTGACTTATATCATCGTAATCACACTTGTGTTACCTTTCAATTCCAACGATAAGATGGAATCGCTAGGCTCAACTCTgtttggattgaatttgaaTTGTAATTTCTTCAATTCGGAAACATAAAATCCTAATCGAAATTTTCATATCTACTCCGAATTATCAGAACGTCCAATCTTAGTCACAGGACAACTTGGTATaaagaccaaaaaaaaaagtaaactttacctaaatcccatagtgaaaaagctcaattacaatgtatccctcatttttcttaaattacccgatttcccttttttttttcaaatttctgatacattactcaccttcctgatacatcagtttttgggtgtaaaataattaatgcttgtgagttatttatggatagtaacgtaatttaagttatgattgattgtttcaatcaattaaagtgCTAAATAAGGTAAAGAATCCTTTTAAGAACAAAATAGTTATGAAGATCaaggaaaattctaaaaacagagcatcagtgcggaaaaaaaattcaatcagaatcatgagatgtatcagaatctgatacataaacatgatgtatcagaatcattatattttgatacatgagaattttaatacataaacaagatgtatcagacaCATTAAAGGTTGATACGTGAGGTGTTGATACATagacaagatgtatcagaaacattaaatattgatacatgataatctGATATATAATCAAGATGAATCAGATTCATTAAAGCTGAtaaatgagattctgatacataaataagatgtatcagaatcactaaatcttgatacatgagatgctgatacatatacaatatcagaagaattcaagtttgataaattagaatctgatacattaacagtatgtatcagaaacaatcaagtttgataaattagaatatgatacattaacagtatgtatcagaagcagtcaagttttatacattagaatatgatacattaacaatatgtatcagaagcagtcaagttttatacattagaatatgatacattaatagtatgtatcagaatcaagaagcagtcaagttttatacattagaatatgatacattaactttcatcttatatgaGAGTTTCATAcatgagaaaaacttaaaagtctgGTAATTGTACATTCTTctaatacaaaattcaaaaaaaaaactactcgacgtccatcggttctccttgactagaagatatgaaatctctcTTAGATTTTTTAGAATCTTCGGtatcgctaacataaccatcatTGGCCTTTCGACAACCAAAATTCCACAATAGTGTGGCATATCTTGAACGGAAGAATTCGGCATGTAGTCCAgtatttggaatagaaattccatcctaaataactttataccttcttcacctattgatgattcaaaatcatcaagaaaattagccctatatgccgttccgaatctcaatgggtgggacgggatcttcttgatgacgtatttcatttCCTGCATTGGtatgaaaatggttaaatacaacttgaactttatacataaatacgatgtatcatatgcattaaaatatctgatccatgagatgagattctgatacatacagaagatgtatcagaaacagttatatattatattctgatacataaatgtagaagtatcaaaatcattaaaacttgaaacatcaaaaaatgacacttacACATGAAGTATCAGAAAtggtaaatctccaaaaaattgcatttgaaaaaatattatgtatctgatacataaatgtatatgtatcagaatcattaaaacttgaaataacaaatactgagacttaaagatgatgtatcagaaatagtaattctcaaaaaattgcatttgaaacagacattatgtatctgatacataaatgtagatgtatcagaatcattaaacttgaaataacagaaactgagacttaaacataatgtatcagaaatagtaaatctcaaataattgcatttgaaaaaacattatgtatctgatacataaatgatatgtatcagcttcattaaaacttgaaacaacataaaatga
This Solanum dulcamara chromosome 8, daSolDulc1.2, whole genome shotgun sequence DNA region includes the following protein-coding sequences:
- the LOC129898856 gene encoding uncharacterized protein LOC129898856, whose amino-acid sequence is MIHMESVHGLKQSNKNQRILVSPGSDSSWEGYDEVRSKHRNDPAVMNKLREKLKSKATVKHAPKEIDNKIEGVTTCPNLPKEMKYVIKKIPSHPLRFGTAYRANFLDDFESSIGEEGIKLFRMEFLFQILDYMPNSSVQDMPHYCGILVVERPMMVIISFISFNESDSS